GCCGGTTGTCCTCGCCGTGCGCGAGGTGCTTCCTCTGGGTTAGCCAGGCGGGGACGGGCCGGGCAGGATCTCCCGGAGATAGTGTTCGATTCCGCGGTTCGTGTTCCAGTGACGGGGATAGCCGAGGGAGACTTCCTCGAAACGAACGCCGTCGATCCAGTCCGTGGAGCGGATGTGGAGGTGGCCGGAGACCACGACACGTGCCCGGAAGCGCACGTGCCAGTCTTCGGTTCGCGTCGTTCCGCACCATATGGAGAAACGTGGAATTCTTCTCAGCCGAACCAGCTCCTTTCTGAGCGGGAAGTGGTTGATGAGAACGAGCGGGTGGCGCCGCGAGGCCTCGTGGAGCTTCCGCTCCGCCTGCTCGCAGCGAGCCGCGCACCAGGCATCGATCGAGGGGAAGGGATCGGAGCGAAGATAGCGCTCGTCGGCACAGAAGACTCCGCTCTCCGCCGCCCACTGCAGAGCTTCTTCCCGAGCGATTTCCTCGGGACGGAAACTGTAATCGTAGAGAAGAAATAGCGGTGCGAGCACCGCGGATCCGCCATCGCCTTCCCAGTGCACGTAGGGGTCTTCCGGCGTCAGGACACCGCGGTCGCGGCAGACAGCCACGAGCGCGTCGTACTTCGCCTGGCCCCGTTCCTCACCCGGCTTCGTCGACCAGAGCTCGTGGTTTCCCGGAGCCCACAGGACTCTAGCGAAACGTCGAGTCACGACGTCGAGCGCCATCCGGAGGTGCGCGAGTGTTTCGCCCACGTCGCCTCCCAGAATCAGCCAGTCCTCGGGATGAGCTCCCAGCGTCTCCA
The sequence above is a segment of the Vicinamibacteria bacterium genome. Coding sequences within it:
- a CDS encoding metallophosphoesterase, with amino-acid sequence MRLYAISDLHLGFRENREALETLGAHPEDWLILGGDVGETLAHLRMALDVVTRRFARVLWAPGNHELWSTKPGEERGQAKYDALVAVCRDRGVLTPEDPYVHWEGDGGSAVLAPLFLLYDYSFRPEEIAREEALQWAAESGVFCADERYLRSDPFPSIDAWCAARCEQAERKLHEASRRHPLVLINHFPLRKELVRLRRIPRFSIWCGTTRTEDWHVRFRARVVVSGHLHIRSTDWIDGVRFEEVSLGYPRHWNTNRGIEHYLREILPGPSPPG